tttttattattattattattattattataaaaaggTGTCATACAATTGTACACAATTTCTCCAGCATCGCGGAGGCTCTCAGATATCCCTACAGCACCGGTCATGTttatcgcaaaaaaaaaaaaaagaatagtcAATCTCACCTAAAGAGAAAGAAACCGTGTTACGCAACCACgtcaaaacatttaaactcaTCCTGCgttgaaacaataaaataatacatgtttACTTGTGTTCAGCTTTTATTGTCTAAGGTGATTTGCGATGTTGACGGCGaattagccatttatacagtgtgGCTACAAATTACTTtaaggtaagtagcttgatgATCAGGGGAAACAGAAGCGAGAGAAAAGCTCACTTTTACCCTCCATCCGACGGTATGTGGGCAACACGGTGCTCTGTACAGTACCGACAATGTAAATCGCTTTGCACACAAGTGACAGCTAAGTGGTGAAATAATAACTCCACCATAAATTGTTTTTTcccggggggcgcggtggcgtagtgggtttgaccgggtcctgctctctggtgggtctggggttcgagtcccgcttggggtgccctgcgatggactggcgtcccgtcctgggtgtgatctcctccttctccacccttgtgctgtgtgttgtcgggttagcctccggttctcctcgggacaagcggcgtGAGAGTGAGTGATCCGTTTTTTCAGCGTTGCTTTGCCTTAAAGGAATGAATATTAACACGTGTATGACGTGTTTCTAAAACCAACAcaagtgaaaaatgtgtcattcgGATACATCTCAGTATGAGATCTGTCAGCTCTTAATATATATAAGATCTCGTGGTTGACATGATTTAACGACGGCTCTTCTTCCTAGAAGTGCGCGCGCGGTTGTACTCCTTCCCTTATTATGGTTAAGGGCCCCACTAGAATAAACGCAGCTGCACCCGTGGCGTGGAATGAGAGCGACCCACGCGGACGGAGCCGGGAAAGGCAAAGGCTGCGGTTCCTCCTGCCTGCGGCCGCAATGAAAACAGCGCGTTTCTTGCAGACTTTCCAAAGCAGGATCCGTCACATGGAATCCCGTCCGTCCAGAAGGTCGAGGGCCGCGGAAGACCTGGAGTTCTTCGTGAGGTGCGAAGTCCACCGCTCCGACGCGGACGTGCTCATCAACTCCCTGCGGAGGGTCGCCGAGGACGTGCGCGCCGTGCCCGAGGAAAGGGGTTCGAGCGCTTTCTCTGCACACTCGCACTCATCGCCCCGAACTCTTTCCCTCCTCTTTGTTTCAGTTCAAGTGAAGAAACAGTTCAGTTCAAGAAACTCCATAATAAATAAGTGCGTTTATTTCTCTCCAGCTCCATGGTTCCCTCGCAAAATCGGAGATCTGGACAAATGCAATCACCTCATTACAAAATATGATCCGGACCTGGACCAGGATCATCCTGTAAGTGGTTCGgaataaaaactaatttgtgAGCTGTCTTCTTCTTACATTTCGAATCTGGGACAATATCGACTGCTTTACATTGGCTTCATTTGCAAAAACTGCAGCCTGATTATTCCTAGTAATTATGGTAGTAGGTGtggtaatttaaatgtattttttctacgGGTGGAGTATTAATAAATGGTGCATAAATCTGTGGAGTGAAGTGTGTTACACTCTGTTAATGTTTTGTAACATCAGGGATACAGTGACCCAGAGTACAGGAAAAGGAGATCAGTCATTTCCGAACTGGCATTTTCctacacacagtgagtgagagaTTCGGACCCGGAACcgcaagtgggggggggggggggtgggtgtgtgtgtgtgtgtgtgtgtgtgtgtgtgtgtgtgtgtgtgtgtgtgtgtgtgtggttcaacTTACTGCATATGCTGTTCCATATCTGTGCAGATATGCCACTGTACCATgttttcatatatacacacacaaaatatataatttatatagacatatatgtattatatatatttatgtatgtttatgtatacacgtatatatacacatatgtttGATATAagctaaaatatatatataaagctaTATATATCATAATGTtatcacttttaaaaacaaagaatgtcTCTTGAGTTAGAtatttcccacattttttcctttagccccccccccacccctccagctAACCTTAACCCAGATTACTGTGGGCAGAGTTTACCGATTCATAATTAGTACGTCATCGACTGTTTTTACATAAGAAGGAGATATGTTGGCCTTGTgttcttagaaaaaaatgttatatttttcattctcaATAACTGActaatgggggtgtggtggtgcagcgggtttggccgggtcctgctctctggtgggtctggggttcgagtcccgcttggggtgccttgtgacggactggggtcacgtcctgggtgtgtcccctccccccacagccctgcgccctgtgttgccgggttaggctccggctcaccgcgaccccgcttgggacaagcggcttcagccagtgtgtgtgattaactGATGAATGTAATGTGATGGTTCTCAAGTTTTTGAGACACTGTACCATGTTTTCCCTTCTGTCAGTGATTGTGCTCATATTGCCTTTTTCGTTGTTTGTGGTCTGTATGGATACGAAAGTAAAACGATCACGCGCACCTTGAATGTAAAACAAGCTTCTCCTGTGTGTGCAGTGGAGAGCCGCTGCCCAGGGTGGACTACACAGCCGAGGAGGTGTCGACTTGGTGAGTGCCATGTGTCCTCGCCCTTATGAATGAGCTGATAGCCAGTATGGACAGTAATTGTGGAGCTACAAGTGAGGCAGACGTCACAGCAATCAGAAGGGAAGGGGTTAAAGGAAGTGCATGAAAATTCCACCGGCAGAGGAGTGCAGCGAGGATGATGCTGATGTTTATGATGATGGCGCTGATggtgatcatcatgatgatgtccGGCAGGAGAGAGGTCTACCGGACCCTGAGAAGCATATACCCCACTCACGCCTGCAGGCAGTATCTGGAGAACCTGGTGGAGCTGGAGAGACACTGTGGATATGGAGAGGACAGCATCCCCCAACTGGCAGACATCTCCGCTTTCCTCAGAGGTATCACAGTGCGCTGCTCTTGCAAGCTGCCTCACACCACCAGCATCTCGAGCAGGTCCCACGTCGACCGCAAGCCTGAAACAACACTTCTATTAGCCCTCATATCGTTAAACATCACACCTCCTGGTGGCTCCTATTGCTATTACACATGATGCTGACGTGTTTCTTGCCAGAATGATTGAATGGATCAATTTTTGTATGTATTATGTACACTATTTAAAGTGAATGCACTATGTGTGTCTGACGGTGGTTACGCACCGTGAGTGATTTTTGTCCCGGGGCCTCCTACTCATGGTGGCTCATGTACCTGCAGAGAGGACAGGCTTCCAGCTGAGGCCAGTGGCCGGCTTGCTGTCTGCCAGAGACTTCCTATCCAGCTTGGCATTCAGAGTGTTTCAGTGCACCCAGTACATTCGCCATTCTTCCACACCGATGCACTCTCCAGAACCgtaagatgatgatgatgatgatgatgatgaccatctaataataataataataataataataataataataataataataataataatggggggcacagtggtgcagtgggttggaccgggtcctgctctccggtgggtctggggttcgaatcccgcttggggtgccttgcgacggactggcatcccgtcctgagtgtgtcccctccccctccagcctttcgccctgtgttgccgggttaggttccggctcgccgcgaccccgtatgggacaagcggtttcagatgatgtactgtatgtttatgtataataataataataacacatttgTTTCCACACGCAGAGATTGCTGTCATGAGTTACTAGGCCATGTCCCCATGCTGGCCGATAAAGAATTTGCTCAGTTCTCCCAGGTAAAACGAAGACGTTTCAAATATCTACATGTTCATATCACAGCATACTGCATTTAGATATGTTTTTTATAATGATAAACATAGATTTACTGGCTCTAACAAAACGCAAGTCTTCAGACTGGTTCAGAGGCGCATCTTAAGTTACGAGGATCAGACCTGGAGATGAATGGAAATTTTCACAGGTCTGGTAAATGAAGGTATTTTTAATACCTTACAGGAAATTGGTCTTGCCTCGTTGGGAGCCTCGGATGAGGACATTGAAAAACTGTCAACGGTGAGTGTTTGGATTTTCTCGTTGACGAGCGTCTTAGATTACGGGTGGAGAAACATCTCAACTCGGTGATGATGTCAGACCTTTTcggcttttcatatttttgctggGAGCGACTGAGGTTCTGTTTCATCAGCTTTTAGCAGATAATCGGGATGAATAAACAGTCGTGTCacacggtaaaaatgaccactTTGTACAAAATCACGGAAAGCAAAACACTAGCAGTGAAAAGCAAACCGATGCTCTCTGGAGGTGAAGAACGTGGGACCACGAAATACTTGATCCGCTGCTTTTCGTATTTTTATCTTACGCTTCTGTAATCATCACTGTTATTTCTGATAACTTCCTATCATTAATagttattttacccatttgatAAGTTCGTTACCATACTTGAGAAGTTTTCTAGGATGCTGGATGCTGTATATTTTAAgggtgttctttttttaattatgtttcatATCAAGGGTTTACTGCCCCTTTTTTCTCACTTAGTGT
Above is a genomic segment from Scleropages formosus chromosome 2, fSclFor1.1, whole genome shotgun sequence containing:
- the th2 gene encoding tyrosine hydroxylase 2, which encodes MREKVSDYAAHFPKSNYFIHLVIRGGGRSSESAGACTAAPPMKTGGAAQSLPFSGRKRSLIGDARKEREGGSPAPGPSRCTDNLVFEEKDGKVTMSILFALSDEKNTRLSKVTKVFETFQSRIRHMESRPSRRSRAAEDLEFFVRCEVHRSDADVLINSLRRVAEDVRAVPEERAPWFPRKIGDLDKCNHLITKYDPDLDQDHPGYSDPEYRKRRSVISELAFSYTHGEPLPRVDYTAEEVSTWREVYRTLRSIYPTHACRQYLENLVELERHCGYGEDSIPQLADISAFLRERTGFQLRPVAGLLSARDFLSSLAFRVFQCTQYIRHSSTPMHSPEPDCCHELLGHVPMLADKEFAQFSQEIGLASLGASDEDIEKLSTLYWFTVEFGLCKQDGSVKAYGAGLLSSYGELMYALSDEPEYKPFDPEECAIQPYQDQTYQPVYFVSESFEDAKLKLRQYSSTIRKAFSVRYDPFTCTMEVLDEPSKIQSALSQMREDLKILHGALGKLA